From a single Natronorubrum tibetense GA33 genomic region:
- the rpl12p gene encoding 50S ribosomal protein P1, producing MEYVYAALILNEADEELNEDNLTNVLDAAGVDVEESRVKALVAALEDVDIDEAVSEAAVAPAAGAAAGGAAAGEAAGDDEDEEVEETSDVPDTTDDDEDEDDDAGGEGLGELFG from the coding sequence ATGGAATACGTTTACGCTGCACTCATCCTGAACGAAGCGGACGAAGAGCTCAACGAAGACAACCTGACGAACGTACTCGACGCTGCCGGCGTCGACGTCGAAGAATCCCGAGTCAAGGCGCTCGTCGCCGCACTCGAGGACGTCGACATCGACGAGGCAGTCTCCGAGGCTGCCGTCGCACCCGCTGCCGGAGCCGCCGCAGGCGGCGCCGCAGCCGGTGAGGCCGCAGGCGACGACGAGGACGAAGAGGTCGAAGAGACCAGCGACGTCCCGGACACGACGGACGACGACGAGGACGAGGACGACGACGCCGGCGGCGAGGGCCTCGGCGAACTCTTCGGCTAA
- a CDS encoding CDP-alcohol phosphatidyltransferase family protein, which produces MTDDSTLAVRRRTLPQWGHVTAGNAAMICLALVALQIGWPAGPSAGFLAAVGLVVGLESALFCVVVGERGRHPVTLATWVTVTRGAAVAVLAGFVVAGSPAETGIVSWVPAALFALAAALDAVDGALARATDSVTDIGARLDIEIDALVVLVGTVVAVVDGTLPPVFLAVGAARYLFVVGRWWRTRRGRPVSDLPPNRFRRLLGALAMLAIWLALVPVLENTVTRAFAVVVLVPFLANFCWDWLAVSGRLEP; this is translated from the coding sequence ATGACTGACGACTCGACGCTGGCCGTCCGACGACGAACGCTCCCGCAGTGGGGTCACGTCACCGCCGGCAATGCGGCGATGATCTGCCTCGCGCTCGTCGCACTCCAGATCGGATGGCCCGCCGGCCCGTCCGCCGGTTTTCTGGCCGCAGTCGGTCTGGTGGTGGGCCTCGAGTCGGCGCTCTTCTGCGTCGTCGTCGGCGAGCGCGGACGCCACCCCGTCACGCTCGCGACGTGGGTGACGGTAACTCGAGGCGCGGCCGTCGCAGTGCTCGCCGGCTTCGTGGTCGCGGGATCGCCAGCCGAAACGGGGATCGTTTCGTGGGTGCCTGCCGCGCTGTTCGCCCTCGCAGCGGCACTGGACGCGGTCGACGGGGCGCTCGCCCGGGCGACCGACAGCGTCACCGATATCGGAGCGCGCCTCGATATCGAGATCGACGCGCTCGTCGTGCTCGTGGGGACGGTCGTCGCCGTCGTCGACGGCACACTCCCGCCCGTCTTCCTCGCCGTCGGCGCTGCGCGGTACCTGTTCGTCGTCGGCCGGTGGTGGCGAACTCGCCGCGGCCGCCCCGTCTCCGACCTCCCGCCGAATCGATTTCGTCGGCTCCTCGGGGCGCTCGCGATGCTCGCGATCTGGCTCGCATTGGTACCGGTCCTCGAGAACACCGTTACGCGTGCGTTCGCCGTGGTCGTACTGGTTCCGTTTCTAGCGAACTTCTGCTGGGACTGGCTCGCCGTGTCCGGACGTCTCGAGCCGTAG
- a CDS encoding zinc-dependent alcohol dehydrogenase, with amino-acid sequence MHPEADSRVRSLYFTGPRTVDVRSRPLPDPGPEEVRVRTIASAISAGTEGLLYRGEAPTELPADEELEALDGDFSFPLRYGYAAVGEVAAVGASVSAEWLGRTVFAYNAHESRFLADPETLLPVPDGISPREATLFANLETAVTFLLDGAPLFGERAAVFGQGTVGLLTTALLARTPLEALVAVEPDEKRRRCAERFGADHAVDPAADEFPDAFREVTGDRADLTYELSGDPDALDDAIATTGFDGRVIVGSWYGTKPATLDLGGRFHRDRIEIRSSQVSTIDPRLSGRWSRQRRHELTWEWLERLEVSELLTHDVPLEDAAEAYELLEKRPDDAIQVLLTYE; translated from the coding sequence GTGCATCCGGAGGCCGACTCGAGGGTGCGCTCACTCTATTTCACTGGTCCGAGAACCGTCGACGTCAGGTCCCGTCCTCTCCCGGATCCCGGCCCCGAAGAGGTCCGCGTTCGGACCATCGCGTCGGCGATCAGTGCAGGCACGGAGGGGCTGCTCTACCGCGGTGAGGCCCCGACTGAGCTGCCGGCCGACGAGGAACTCGAGGCACTCGACGGCGATTTCTCCTTTCCCCTCCGGTACGGCTACGCCGCGGTTGGCGAGGTCGCCGCCGTCGGCGCGAGCGTTTCGGCGGAGTGGCTCGGCCGGACCGTCTTCGCGTACAACGCTCACGAAAGCCGTTTTCTCGCCGACCCCGAGACGCTCCTTCCGGTCCCAGACGGCATCTCGCCGCGGGAAGCGACGCTCTTTGCGAACCTCGAGACGGCCGTCACCTTCCTGCTCGACGGTGCTCCGCTCTTCGGCGAGCGGGCCGCCGTCTTCGGACAGGGAACCGTCGGCCTGTTGACGACGGCCCTGCTCGCTCGCACACCGCTCGAGGCGCTCGTGGCGGTCGAACCCGACGAGAAGCGGCGGCGGTGTGCCGAGCGGTTCGGCGCGGATCACGCGGTCGATCCGGCGGCGGACGAGTTCCCCGACGCGTTTCGGGAGGTCACCGGCGACCGAGCGGACCTGACCTACGAACTCTCGGGCGATCCCGACGCCCTGGACGACGCCATCGCGACGACGGGCTTCGACGGGCGCGTGATCGTCGGTTCGTGGTACGGGACGAAGCCAGCGACGCTCGATCTCGGCGGCCGCTTTCACCGCGACCGCATCGAGATCCGGAGCAGTCAGGTGAGCACAATCGATCCGCGCCTCTCCGGGCGGTGGTCCCGCCAACGGCGCCACGAGCTCACCTGGGAGTGGCTGGAGCGACTCGAGGTCTCCGAACTCCTCACGCACGACGTGCCGCTCGAGGACGCTGCGGAGGCGTACGAACTGCTTGAAAAGCGTCCCGACGACGCGATACAGGTGCTGTTGACCTACGAGTAG
- a CDS encoding helix-turn-helix domain-containing protein produces MAIIAEISIQADEFLLGQIIAEYPGLSVEIERVVPADKRVMPYIWGYGTDLKEFEVAMDESPNVKSITVLDEYDDRALYKIEWEDPAEQLIAGITETDATILEAHSDDEWLFRIRFEDHSGLAQFNEYCRKNDINYQLTRVSSMGDVNSNETDFGLTDAQYEALSLAVERGYFKVPRDVEYNELAAELDLSVQALSERIRRGADKVLHDALNRPNSRNQ; encoded by the coding sequence ATGGCTATCATCGCCGAGATTTCGATTCAGGCCGACGAGTTTCTCTTGGGACAAATCATCGCCGAGTATCCCGGCCTGTCGGTCGAAATCGAGCGCGTCGTCCCAGCCGACAAGCGAGTGATGCCGTACATCTGGGGGTACGGAACCGATCTGAAGGAGTTCGAGGTCGCGATGGACGAGAGCCCGAACGTCAAATCGATCACCGTACTCGACGAGTACGACGACCGGGCGCTGTACAAGATCGAGTGGGAGGATCCGGCCGAACAGCTGATCGCCGGCATCACGGAAACTGATGCGACGATTCTCGAGGCCCACAGCGACGACGAGTGGCTGTTCCGGATCCGATTCGAAGATCACTCCGGGCTCGCCCAGTTCAACGAGTACTGCCGAAAGAACGACATCAACTACCAGCTCACCCGCGTCTCCTCGATGGGGGACGTGAACTCGAACGAGACGGACTTCGGTCTCACCGACGCGCAGTACGAAGCGCTCTCGCTCGCCGTCGAACGCGGCTATTTCAAAGTCCCTCGAGACGTCGAGTACAACGAACTCGCCGCCGAGCTTGATCTCTCGGTGCAGGCGCTCTCCGAGCGGATTCGCCGCGGCGCGGACAAAGTCCTCCACGACGCGTTGAACCGCCCCAATTCACGAAACCAATAA
- a CDS encoding DUF7475 family protein, giving the protein MAPSGRSALESVSTLHWVAIALALVTAAVHLVLGIGFLPHRMGVAFLVATAGFVLGVALVLLDYRRRLVYLLGIPFTAGQVILWYTVNQPAGPGDLTAAGVVDKVAQLLLIVVLVVLYRRE; this is encoded by the coding sequence ATGGCACCCAGCGGCCGATCCGCTCTCGAGTCAGTCTCGACGCTCCACTGGGTTGCCATCGCGTTAGCGCTCGTGACCGCCGCCGTCCACCTGGTGCTCGGAATCGGATTTCTCCCCCATCGGATGGGCGTTGCCTTCCTCGTCGCGACCGCCGGCTTCGTGCTCGGGGTCGCACTCGTCCTCCTGGACTACCGCCGGCGGCTCGTCTACCTCCTCGGAATCCCCTTTACCGCCGGGCAGGTGATCCTCTGGTACACCGTCAACCAGCCAGCCGGTCCCGGCGATCTCACGGCCGCAGGCGTCGTCGACAAAGTCGCACAGCTCCTACTGATCGTCGTCCTGGTGGTGCTCTACCGCCGTGAGTGA
- a CDS encoding 50S ribosomal protein L1 encodes MADSDIETAVARALDEAPDRNFTETVDLAINLRDLDLNEPSNRVDESIVLPSGTGQETRIVVIAEGETAVRAEEAADEVLSEDDVADLDDDEAKDMADETDFFIAEEAMMQDIARYLGTILGPRGKMPDPLGPDDDVVETVNRLKNTVQLRSRDRRTFHTLVGAEDMDAEDIADNIDVILRRLHADLEKGPQNIDGVYVKTTMGPSQEVV; translated from the coding sequence ATGGCAGATTCGGATATAGAAACAGCAGTCGCGCGCGCACTCGACGAGGCACCCGATCGGAACTTTACCGAGACGGTTGACCTCGCGATCAATCTGCGCGATCTCGACCTAAACGAACCGTCGAATCGAGTTGACGAGTCTATCGTCCTGCCGTCCGGAACCGGCCAGGAAACCCGTATCGTCGTTATCGCCGAGGGGGAAACCGCTGTCCGCGCCGAAGAGGCAGCGGACGAGGTTCTCTCGGAGGACGACGTGGCCGATCTGGACGACGACGAAGCCAAAGATATGGCGGACGAGACGGACTTCTTCATCGCCGAAGAGGCGATGATGCAAGATATCGCCCGGTACCTGGGTACCATTCTCGGTCCCCGAGGGAAGATGCCGGACCCGCTCGGCCCCGACGACGACGTCGTCGAGACCGTCAACAGACTCAAGAACACCGTGCAGCTTCGCTCCCGGGACCGACGAACGTTCCACACGCTCGTCGGGGCCGAGGACATGGATGCCGAAGACATCGCGGACAACATCGACGTCATCCTGCGACGCCTGCACGCCGACCTCGAGAAAGGTCCACAGAACATCGATGGCGTCTACGTAAAGACGACGATGGGACCGTCTCAGGAGGTAGTCTAA
- a CDS encoding 50S ribosomal protein L10, producing MSAQAERKTENLPQWKKEEVDDLAELIESYESVGIVGITGIPSKQLQDMRRDLHGTAELRVSRNTLQVHALEDAGLDELVSHIEGQVGLVGTNDNPFTLYKELEASKTPAPINEGEVAPNDIVVPEGDTGVDPGPFVGELQSIGANARIEDGSIQVMEDSTVLEAGEEVSADLSNVLNELGIEPKEVGLDLRAVVADGVLFDPEDLDIDVEAYESDVATAAARARNLSINASYPTEATAPTLISKATGEAKSLGLHAAIEDEDLMPDLVSKADAQLRALAAQIDDEDALPEELQGVEAPAAEPAADAEDGDDESADEDTDAEADAAEDDDDDDDDDAGGGEGLGAMFG from the coding sequence ATGAGCGCACAGGCTGAACGCAAGACCGAGAACCTTCCACAGTGGAAGAAAGAAGAGGTCGACGACCTCGCCGAACTCATCGAGAGCTACGAGAGCGTCGGCATCGTCGGTATCACCGGCATTCCGAGCAAACAGCTCCAGGACATGCGTCGCGACCTGCACGGCACCGCCGAGTTGCGCGTCAGCCGCAACACGCTGCAGGTCCACGCGCTGGAAGACGCCGGACTCGACGAACTCGTCTCTCACATCGAGGGACAGGTCGGTCTCGTCGGCACGAACGACAACCCATTTACCCTCTACAAGGAGCTCGAGGCGTCGAAGACGCCGGCACCGATTAACGAGGGAGAGGTCGCCCCGAACGACATCGTCGTCCCCGAGGGCGACACCGGTGTCGATCCGGGTCCGTTCGTCGGCGAGCTACAGAGCATCGGCGCGAACGCGCGCATCGAGGACGGTTCGATTCAGGTCATGGAGGACTCGACGGTCTTAGAGGCCGGCGAAGAAGTCTCCGCGGACCTCTCGAACGTCCTCAACGAACTCGGGATCGAGCCCAAGGAGGTCGGTCTTGACCTTCGCGCCGTCGTCGCCGACGGCGTGCTGTTCGACCCCGAGGACCTCGACATCGACGTCGAGGCCTACGAGAGCGACGTGGCGACGGCCGCCGCTCGCGCTCGGAACCTCTCGATCAACGCGAGCTACCCGACCGAGGCAACCGCACCGACGCTCATCTCGAAGGCGACGGGCGAGGCCAAGAGCCTCGGCCTGCACGCCGCGATCGAGGACGAAGACCTGATGCCCGACCTCGTCTCCAAGGCCGACGCACAGCTGCGTGCGCTCGCGGCCCAGATCGACGACGAGGACGCCCTGCCCGAGGAGCTGCAGGGTGTCGAAGCGCCCGCCGCCGAGCCGGCAGCGGACGCTGAGGACGGCGACGACGAATCGGCAGACGAAGACACTGATGCTGAGGCCGACGCCGCCGAAGACGACGATGACGATGACGACGATGACGCTGGCGGCGGCGAAGGACTCGGCGCAATGTTCGGCTAA